One Peribacillus simplex NBRC 15720 = DSM 1321 genomic region harbors:
- a CDS encoding UDP-N-acetylmuramoyl-L-alanyl-D-glutamate--2,6-diaminopimelate ligase yields the protein MKLHKLLSYLHSLFTYEGENPEITSIENDNRKVIDGSLFVCIKGYTVDGHDFAQLAVEHGAAAVIAERPLDLDVPVIVVRDSSRAMAVLADAFYGHPTQKMRLIGITGTNGKTTTSHLLEKIFEDRQEKTGLIGTMYTKIADTVYETKNTTPDSVTLQKAFHEMAEASVTTAIMEVSSHALELGRVHGCDYDIAVFTNLTQDHLDFHKTMDRYRQAKSLFFSQLGNAYIEKRPKYAVLNADDEATADFIKATAATVVTYGIDKEADIRAKDIKIDANGTSFTLTAGKEERYIQLKLIGKFSVYNVLSAISAALCAGNDLDETIRSIEEIKGVAGRFELITANQDFPVIVDYAHTPDSLENVLKTVGEFARKKIFVIVGCGGDRDKTKRPIMAEIACSLATDPIFTSDNPRSEDPAQILRDMEAGVAGKEYTVIEDRRQAIAYAVSKAEEGDVILIAGKGHETYQLVGDEVLHFDDREEAEKAIQSRLGSV from the coding sequence ATGAAGCTTCACAAATTACTATCTTATTTACACTCCTTATTTACGTATGAAGGAGAAAATCCTGAAATCACCTCCATTGAAAATGATAACCGTAAAGTCATAGACGGAAGTTTATTTGTTTGTATAAAAGGTTATACAGTTGATGGTCATGATTTTGCCCAACTTGCTGTAGAACATGGAGCTGCAGCAGTCATTGCCGAAAGGCCGCTTGACCTCGATGTTCCCGTTATCGTAGTTAGGGATTCGAGCAGGGCGATGGCGGTGCTTGCCGATGCATTCTATGGCCATCCGACTCAAAAGATGCGCTTGATCGGAATTACAGGTACGAATGGAAAGACGACGACCAGTCACTTATTGGAAAAGATTTTCGAGGATCGACAAGAAAAAACAGGCTTGATTGGCACGATGTATACAAAAATTGCCGATACGGTATATGAAACTAAGAATACGACGCCAGATAGCGTTACGCTGCAGAAGGCTTTTCATGAAATGGCCGAAGCATCTGTTACCACGGCCATAATGGAAGTTTCATCGCATGCACTTGAGCTTGGACGCGTCCATGGCTGTGACTATGATATTGCCGTCTTTACGAATCTAACACAGGATCATTTGGATTTTCATAAAACCATGGACAGATACAGGCAGGCAAAATCCTTATTTTTCTCACAGCTCGGCAATGCTTACATAGAAAAGCGTCCTAAATATGCTGTGCTTAATGCTGATGATGAGGCAACAGCTGATTTCATTAAAGCGACTGCTGCTACAGTCGTAACATACGGCATAGACAAAGAAGCAGATATCAGGGCCAAGGATATAAAAATTGATGCAAATGGCACATCGTTCACCTTGACAGCAGGTAAAGAAGAGCGTTACATTCAGCTGAAGCTAATTGGTAAATTCAGTGTTTATAATGTACTCTCTGCCATCTCTGCTGCTTTGTGCGCCGGTAACGATCTAGATGAGACAATTAGATCCATCGAGGAAATAAAAGGTGTTGCAGGCCGTTTTGAGCTCATTACAGCGAATCAGGACTTTCCAGTCATTGTTGACTATGCCCATACTCCGGACAGTTTAGAAAATGTTCTAAAGACTGTTGGTGAGTTTGCTAGAAAGAAAATCTTTGTGATAGTGGGCTGCGGAGGGGACCGAGACAAGACAAAGCGTCCCATCATGGCCGAAATTGCATGCAGCTTGGCGACTGACCCGATCTTCACTTCGGATAATCCACGCAGTGAAGATCCTGCCCAGATTCTGCGGGATATGGAAGCTGGTGTAGCGGGCAAAGAATATACGGTTATTGAAGACCGCAGGCAGGCGATAGCTTACGCTGTTTCCAAGGCGGAAGAGGGCGACGTTATATTAATAGCTGGAAAAGGTCATGAAACCTATCAATTGGTCGGTGACGAAGTGCTTCACTTCGATGACCGTGAAGAAGCGGAAAAGGCGATTCAGAGTCGTTTGGGTTCAGTTTGA
- a CDS encoding stage V sporulation protein D encodes MRVSNVTVRKRLAIALAIGIVVFFIIDIRLGIVQFYLGDKLTGLAKDSWSRNIPFEAKRGEILDRNGVELATNISAPTVYVIPRQIENPGETAEQLASILDMTKEKAYQWLTKQAMSVRIPEGRKISHEKAKEIKALGIKGVYIAEDSKRHYPFGEYLSHVLGFTGSDNQGLMGVELSYDKELSGEKGFVKFYSDAKGKRLENMADDYKPPVDGDNLKLTIDSKIQTIVERELDNAEATYDPDGLIAIAMDPNTGEILAMSSRPTFDPANFQNVPSEVYNRNLPVWSIYEPGSTFKIITLAAALEEGKVDLQKEHFYDSGHVEVSGSTLHCWKSGGHGDQTFLEVVENSCNPGFVELGNRLGKDKLFKYINDFGFGQKTGIDLTGEGKGIMFNMDQVGPVEQATTAFGQGVAVTPIQQVTAVSAAVNGGTLYTPYIAKELVNPKNGEVLMRKTPQAKKKVISEATSKKVREALESVVAQGSGKGAFVESYRVGGKTGTAQKAENGRYLENNYILSFIGVAPADDPQIVVYIAVDNPKGTVQFGGVVAAPIVGNIMEDSLRAMGVKPRKNQIEKETVWTDPVMVEVPDVVGLSKKELQTQLIDLKLDIAGNGDKVINQAPDPGVKVKQGSTIRIYLGENTE; translated from the coding sequence TTGCGTGTTTCGAATGTTACTGTCCGAAAACGGCTGGCAATCGCATTGGCTATCGGTATCGTTGTTTTTTTTATCATTGATATCCGATTGGGAATTGTACAGTTTTATCTAGGGGATAAGTTGACGGGGCTGGCTAAAGATTCCTGGAGCAGGAATATTCCTTTTGAGGCCAAACGAGGAGAAATTCTGGATCGGAATGGTGTCGAGCTGGCAACGAATATATCTGCGCCAACAGTCTATGTCATCCCAAGACAGATTGAGAATCCTGGGGAGACGGCGGAACAGCTTGCTTCAATATTGGATATGACAAAGGAAAAGGCTTATCAATGGTTAACGAAACAGGCGATGAGCGTCAGAATTCCGGAAGGCAGAAAGATATCTCATGAAAAGGCGAAGGAAATTAAAGCATTAGGGATAAAGGGCGTTTATATCGCTGAAGATTCAAAGCGCCATTACCCATTTGGTGAATACCTTTCGCATGTTCTTGGCTTTACTGGCTCTGACAATCAAGGGTTGATGGGTGTTGAATTGTCTTATGATAAGGAACTAAGTGGGGAAAAAGGATTCGTTAAATTTTACTCGGATGCCAAAGGGAAAAGGCTTGAGAATATGGCCGATGACTATAAGCCCCCTGTTGATGGTGATAACTTGAAGCTTACCATCGATAGCAAAATCCAGACAATTGTGGAGAGGGAGCTCGATAATGCGGAGGCGACATATGACCCCGATGGTTTAATCGCCATTGCAATGGACCCAAATACAGGGGAAATATTGGCAATGTCAAGCAGGCCAACCTTCGACCCGGCTAATTTTCAAAATGTACCTTCAGAAGTGTATAATCGTAATTTACCAGTTTGGAGTATATATGAACCAGGTTCGACTTTTAAGATCATCACGCTTGCTGCGGCGCTTGAAGAAGGGAAGGTCGACTTACAAAAGGAGCATTTTTATGATTCCGGACATGTGGAAGTGTCAGGTTCTACACTGCATTGCTGGAAAAGCGGAGGACATGGGGACCAAACTTTTCTTGAAGTCGTCGAGAACTCATGTAACCCTGGTTTTGTAGAATTAGGGAACCGGCTTGGTAAAGACAAGCTGTTTAAATATATAAATGATTTCGGGTTTGGGCAAAAGACGGGGATTGATTTAACCGGAGAAGGAAAAGGAATCATGTTCAACATGGATCAAGTGGGTCCGGTTGAGCAGGCAACGACCGCGTTTGGACAAGGAGTAGCCGTAACGCCCATTCAGCAGGTGACAGCGGTATCGGCGGCTGTGAATGGCGGAACTTTGTATACACCTTATATCGCGAAGGAGCTGGTGAATCCAAAAAATGGGGAAGTTCTGATGCGAAAGACCCCACAGGCGAAGAAAAAGGTGATTTCAGAGGCAACCTCGAAGAAAGTCCGTGAAGCACTTGAATCCGTTGTCGCCCAAGGTAGCGGTAAAGGAGCATTCGTGGAGTCGTACCGAGTCGGCGGGAAAACGGGTACAGCCCAAAAAGCTGAAAATGGCAGATACCTTGAAAATAATTATATTCTCTCATTCATTGGTGTCGCTCCAGCAGATGATCCGCAAATCGTCGTTTATATAGCTGTGGATAATCCGAAAGGAACGGTACAATTCGGCGGGGTCGTTGCCGCACCGATCGTTGGTAATATCATGGAGGATTCACTTAGGGCCATGGGCGTCAAGCCAAGGAAAAACCAGATTGAGAAGGAAACGGTCTGGACGGATCCAGTCATGGTCGAGGTACCTGACGTTGTGGGTCTCAGCAAAAAAGAGTTGCAAACCCAGCTCATCGACCTTAAGCTGGATATTGCCGGAAATGGGGATAAAGTCATAAATCAAGCCCCGGATCCAGGTGTTAAAGTAAAACAAGGCTCTACAATAAGAATTTATCTTGGCGAAAATACAGAATAA
- the mraY gene encoding phospho-N-acetylmuramoyl-pentapeptide-transferase produces MLEQVIFYTILVAFLVTVLLSPIFIPFLRRLKFGQSIREEGPQSHLKKTGTPTMGGLVILLSVTIATLVMTLKFSAPSTETYLLLFVTLGFGLLGFLDDFIKVVMKRNLGLTSKQKLLGQIVISVIFYFVFKQTDRFNPELTIPGTDFAFDFGWFYLFIVIFWLVGFSNAVNLTDGLDGLVSGTSAIAFGAFAILAWSQSQYDVAIFSVAVVGAVLGFLVFNAHPAKVFMGDTGSLALGGAIATIALLTKLEILLVIIGGVFVIETLSVILQVGSFKTTGKRIFKMSPLHHHYELSGWSEWRVVVTFWTVGLLCAVLGIYLEVWI; encoded by the coding sequence ATGTTGGAACAAGTGATTTTTTATACGATTTTGGTGGCGTTTTTAGTAACCGTTCTTCTTTCGCCGATTTTCATCCCGTTTTTAAGAAGATTGAAATTCGGGCAAAGTATAAGGGAAGAAGGCCCACAATCGCATCTGAAGAAAACGGGAACACCCACAATGGGCGGTTTGGTCATATTATTATCTGTTACCATCGCAACACTAGTCATGACATTGAAATTTTCGGCACCTTCAACCGAAACGTATTTATTATTATTCGTTACTTTAGGATTTGGTTTATTAGGTTTCCTGGATGATTTCATCAAAGTGGTCATGAAGCGAAACCTAGGACTGACTTCCAAGCAAAAACTGCTTGGACAAATTGTGATTTCGGTCATCTTTTACTTCGTCTTTAAGCAGACAGACCGTTTTAATCCTGAATTGACGATTCCAGGCACGGACTTTGCTTTTGATTTTGGCTGGTTTTATCTGTTTATCGTTATTTTCTGGCTGGTAGGTTTTTCGAATGCCGTCAATTTGACGGATGGGCTTGATGGTCTTGTATCAGGAACATCAGCCATTGCCTTTGGGGCTTTTGCCATTTTGGCCTGGAGTCAGTCACAATATGATGTCGCTATTTTTTCGGTGGCGGTTGTCGGTGCAGTACTTGGATTTTTGGTATTCAATGCACATCCAGCAAAGGTTTTCATGGGGGATACGGGTTCCTTGGCCCTTGGAGGAGCGATCGCAACCATCGCCTTGTTAACGAAGCTTGAAATCCTCCTGGTAATCATTGGCGGAGTCTTCGTCATTGAGACGCTCTCGGTCATCCTGCAGGTAGGATCTTTTAAAACGACTGGTAAACGTATTTTTAAAATGAGTCCGCTTCACCACCATTATGAGCTTTCCGGCTGGTCGGAATGGCGCGTCGTCGTGACTTTCTGGACAGTGGGGCTGCTGTGTGCGGTACTCGGAATCTATTTAGAGGTGTGGATATAA